From a region of the Acinetobacter calcoaceticus genome:
- a CDS encoding neutral zinc metallopeptidase, with protein sequence MRWKGRRISTNVEDRRGGGGARAGGISIIGLVVAFVAWKFFGVDPQQAYQATQQVTASQQSNATAPESLTAEQKEASDFVGTVLADTEDTWTPIFKQLGKTYTPPRLVLFSGMIQSGCGTAQSAMGPFYCPADQKVYIDTEFFKDMRQQMGISGEQNQSELSRQDQAGDFAQAYVVAHEVGHHVQTLLGISSQVQQARAQASQTEGNQLSVRQELQADCLAGIWASHNQQRTQFLEQGDIEEAMDAAQKIGDDYLQKRSTGQVVPDSFTHGSSEQRMRWFQVGLKTGDINQCDTFNNPV encoded by the coding sequence ATGCGCTGGAAAGGTCGTCGAATTAGTACCAATGTTGAAGATCGCCGAGGTGGTGGCGGTGCTAGAGCAGGTGGTATCAGTATTATTGGTTTGGTTGTTGCATTTGTTGCGTGGAAGTTTTTTGGGGTTGATCCACAACAAGCTTATCAGGCAACTCAGCAGGTCACTGCATCACAGCAGTCAAATGCAACTGCACCGGAAAGTTTAACAGCCGAGCAAAAAGAAGCCTCTGATTTTGTTGGAACTGTTTTGGCTGATACAGAGGATACGTGGACTCCTATATTTAAACAGTTAGGTAAAACCTATACGCCGCCAAGATTAGTGTTGTTTAGTGGAATGATTCAGTCTGGGTGTGGTACTGCTCAATCTGCCATGGGACCATTTTATTGTCCGGCGGACCAGAAGGTTTATATCGATACAGAATTCTTTAAAGATATGCGTCAGCAAATGGGAATTTCTGGTGAGCAAAATCAAAGTGAACTATCTAGGCAAGATCAAGCTGGGGATTTTGCCCAAGCGTATGTTGTCGCACATGAGGTAGGACACCATGTTCAAACCTTGCTTGGTATTTCTTCACAAGTACAACAAGCCCGTGCGCAAGCAAGCCAAACAGAAGGTAACCAATTATCTGTTCGTCAAGAATTACAAGCTGACTGTTTAGCGGGAATTTGGGCGAGTCATAATCAACAGCGAACTCAATTTTTAGAGCAAGGCGATATTGAAGAAGCGATGGATGCTGCTCAAAAAATTGGAGATGATTATTTACAGAAGCGCTCTACTGGTCAGGTTGTTCCAGATAGCTTTACTCATGGTAGTAGTGAACAGCGAATGCGCTGGTTTCAGGTTGGTTTAAAAACTGGTGATATTAACCAATGCGATACTTTTAATAATCCAGTTTAA
- a CDS encoding cation:proton antiporter, whose translation MGNFFLLQAFTVVFALSIATTIFNKRILGFPQAIGVPLVSAIFVFILQWGASLLNGNEFITINIHHIEEVVRQIDFYDFLINGVICFILTSSALKFKISDLRSYWKQISILATIALVICAVLFGGLLYGFQLLVGYHVPILVLLLLGAALGATDPIGIKGVLSSIRAPHHLIVKLEGESLFNDAMCIALFMTLLNVLQGEHFSLVATLEALLYEIVVAVGIGWAFGVGVLRLLRGKHEMESLILTTALLASGAYLVALFAHASAPIACVIGGLIVGNKWKEIREEREIQEVNHFWHTVEGIINSFLFTLIGLELFILDLNFSLILGGIVAFFILHISRFAANFMAFAFFPNMRKMKSYNGSLTILSWGGVRGGISLALILAVANIPALSPYSSILIGYTFISVLLSGIVCGLGLPAVMNAFYYNPNEETEGLKGLYQRLCHKMNRRGFQYIVGEDALGRETITVFNPDILVDQKTEDGIATMHDPNKLQEVKRFESPDNF comes from the coding sequence ATGGGTAATTTTTTTCTACTACAAGCATTCACAGTGGTTTTTGCGCTATCAATAGCAACCACAATCTTTAATAAGCGCATTTTAGGCTTTCCACAGGCTATTGGTGTACCGCTGGTCTCAGCAATTTTTGTCTTTATTCTGCAATGGGGGGCTAGTCTGTTAAATGGTAACGAATTTATTACCATCAATATCCACCATATTGAGGAAGTAGTACGCCAGATCGATTTTTATGATTTTTTAATTAATGGGGTCATCTGTTTTATTCTAACTTCTTCAGCACTTAAATTTAAAATTTCTGATTTAAGAAGTTACTGGAAGCAAATTAGTATTTTGGCCACCATTGCATTAGTCATTTGCGCCGTTTTATTTGGTGGATTGCTCTACGGGTTCCAACTACTGGTTGGATATCATGTGCCAATTTTGGTGCTTTTACTTTTAGGTGCAGCTTTAGGAGCAACAGACCCAATTGGTATTAAAGGTGTGCTTAGTTCGATACGTGCACCACATCATTTGATTGTTAAGCTAGAAGGTGAGTCACTATTTAATGATGCGATGTGTATTGCATTATTTATGACTTTACTCAACGTTTTACAGGGTGAACATTTCTCGTTAGTGGCAACATTAGAGGCTTTACTCTATGAAATTGTTGTCGCTGTCGGGATTGGTTGGGCATTTGGGGTAGGGGTGTTACGTCTATTACGTGGTAAACACGAAATGGAGTCCCTAATTTTAACAACAGCTTTGCTCGCGAGTGGAGCATATTTGGTTGCTTTGTTTGCGCATGCATCAGCACCAATTGCTTGTGTAATCGGTGGTTTAATTGTTGGAAACAAATGGAAAGAAATACGAGAAGAGCGCGAGATTCAAGAAGTTAATCATTTTTGGCATACCGTAGAAGGAATCATCAACTCATTCCTGTTTACTTTAATTGGCTTAGAGTTATTTATTCTTGATTTAAACTTCAGCCTAATTTTAGGCGGTATTGTTGCGTTCTTTATTTTACATATCTCTCGTTTTGCGGCCAACTTTATGGCTTTTGCCTTTTTCCCGAACATGCGAAAAATGAAAAGTTATAATGGTAGTTTAACCATTTTATCTTGGGGTGGGGTACGAGGGGGGATTTCACTTGCATTGATTTTGGCAGTTGCCAATATTCCCGCATTAAGTCCATATAGCAGTATCTTGATTGGCTATACTTTTATTAGTGTATTGCTATCGGGCATTGTGTGCGGTCTGGGTTTGCCAGCTGTGATGAATGCTTTTTATTACAATCCCAATGAAGAAACCGAAGGCTTAAAAGGTCTATATCAAAGATTGTGTCATAAGATGAATCGGAGAGGCTTTCAATATATTGTTGGAGAGGATGCGCTGGGTAGAGAAACAATTACCGTTTTTAATCCAGATATTCTGGTAGACCAAAAAACTGAAGATGGAATTGCAACAATGCATGACCCGAATAAGTTACAAGAAGTAAAACGATTTGAGAGTCCTGATAATTTCTAA